One genomic window of Entelurus aequoreus isolate RoL-2023_Sb linkage group LG07, RoL_Eaeq_v1.1, whole genome shotgun sequence includes the following:
- the mapre1b gene encoding microtubule-associated protein RP/EB family member 1b, whose amino-acid sequence MAVNVYSTSVTSDNLSRHDMLVWINDSLQMNLNKIEMLCSGAAYCQFMDLLFPGSLPLKRVKFGAKLEHEYIHNYKLLQIAFKKMGVDKIIPVDKLVKGKFQDNFEFVQWFKKLFDANYEERDYDPVEARQGQDAAPASNASMSAFNKAPKKAISQAPQRPPVAKVAPKVSTVSARKSGGAGVDDERAELMNEVDGLKCTIQDMEKERDFYFGKLRNIELICQENEGQGDPTLQKIVEILYATDEGFEIPDSEEQEEF is encoded by the exons ATGGCTGTGAACGTCTACTCCACCTCAGTGACCAGCGACAACTTGAGTCGCCATGACATGCTGGTGTGGATCAATGATTCCCTGCAGATGAACCTCAACAAGATCGAGATGTTGTGCTCAG GTGCTGCCTACTGCCAGTTCATGGACTTGCTGTTCCCGGGCTCGCTGCCTCTGAAGAGAGTCAAGTTTGGCGCCAAGCTGGAGCACGAGTACATTCACAACTACAAGCTCCTGCAGATTGCCTTCAAGAAGATGGGCGTGGACAAA ATCATCCCCGTGGACAAACTGGTGAAGGGCAAGTTCCAAGACAACTTTGAGTTTGTGCAGTGGTTCAAGAAGTTGTTTGACGCCAACTACGAAGAGCGGGATTACGACCCGGTGGAGGCCAGGCAGGGCCAGGACGCCGCACCCGCTTCCAACGCCTCCATGTCTGCGTTCAACAAAGCCCCGAAGAAGGCCATCAGTCAGG CTCCTCAGAGGCCGCCCGTCGCCAAGGTAGCGCCCAAAGTGTCCACCGTCAGCGCCAGGAAGTCTGGAGGCGCAGGAGTTGATGACGAGAGGGCGGAGCTCATGAACGAG GTGGATGGCTTGAAGTGCACCATCCAGGACATGGAGAAGGAGAGAGACTTTTATTTTGGCAAGCTGAGGAACATCGAGTTGATTTGCCAGGAGAACGAAGGCCAAGGCGACCCCACGCTGCAGAAGATTGTGGAAATCCTCTACGCCACAGAC GAGGGTTTTGAGATCCCGGATTCTGAAGAGCAGGAGGAGTTTTAG